In Streptomyces qaidamensis, one DNA window encodes the following:
- a CDS encoding ferredoxin, which yields MKVSVDRDLCYGSAECAHRAPAVFDFVDGFGVVRPGREQTGEDPEILEAVEKCPSQAISITGVPRSPHATPGRPDLP from the coding sequence ATGAAGGTCTCTGTCGACCGCGATCTCTGTTACGGCTCCGCCGAGTGCGCCCACCGGGCTCCGGCCGTCTTCGACTTCGTCGACGGCTTCGGGGTCGTCCGCCCGGGCCGCGAGCAGACGGGCGAGGACCCGGAGATCCTGGAGGCGGTGGAGAAGTGTCCGAGCCAGGCGATCAGCATCACCGGGGTACCGCGGTCACCGCACGCGACGCCGGGCCGGCCGGACCTGCCGTAG
- a CDS encoding PIG-L deacetylase family protein: MPAPSLLAVFAHPDDESLSAGGILARHASAGARTAVVTPTWSADTPRAAELAEALRILGAGPPRMLGYADSRVPRSAPGRPRWCDAPLDEAVGDLVAHLRDVRPEIVVTHDAYGGLTGHEDHVHTHRVTTLAVHAAGLERLFPDTGEPWQPSALYLATHPHSALRAWGGHWAPTGKAMRTVPGERVSATVDVTPWLDRKIAAVLAHRTEVARGAAPGLIAALSTPERERLLGTEWYTCHDLTPTAPVPG, encoded by the coding sequence ATGCCGGCGCCGAGCCTCCTCGCGGTCTTCGCCCACCCCGATGACGAGTCCCTGTCGGCGGGGGGCATCCTCGCCCGCCACGCCTCCGCGGGCGCGCGCACGGCCGTCGTCACGCCGACCTGGTCGGCGGACACCCCGCGCGCCGCCGAACTGGCCGAGGCGCTCCGCATCCTGGGCGCCGGCCCGCCCCGCATGCTGGGCTACGCCGACTCCCGCGTCCCGCGCTCGGCCCCGGGCAGACCGCGCTGGTGCGACGCCCCGCTGGACGAGGCGGTGGGGGACCTGGTCGCGCACCTCCGCGACGTCCGTCCGGAGATCGTCGTCACCCACGACGCCTACGGCGGCCTGACCGGCCACGAGGACCACGTGCACACCCACCGGGTGACCACGCTCGCGGTCCACGCCGCCGGTCTGGAACGCCTCTTCCCGGACACCGGAGAGCCCTGGCAGCCGAGCGCCCTGTACCTGGCCACCCACCCGCACTCGGCCCTCCGGGCGTGGGGCGGGCACTGGGCCCCCACGGGCAAGGCGATGCGCACGGTCCCCGGCGAACGCGTCTCCGCCACCGTCGACGTCACCCCCTGGCTGGACCGGAAGATCGCCGCGGTCCTGGCCCACCGCACGGAGGTGGCACGGGGAGCCGCGCCGGGCCTGATCGCCGCGCTCTCCACGCCGGAGCGGGAACGGCTGCTCGGCACGGAGTGGTACACCTGCCACGACCTGACGCCGACGGCGCCCGTGCCAGGCTGA
- a CDS encoding GNAT family N-acetyltransferase produces the protein MDLTADLDLDGRRLRTLTPEDAPLLVEATAAETSRALWGPYPAGPYSPAQAQGALRDWDLVGKRQVSYGVVDDGRLLAALGLMMDEEQGVELAYWVRPEHRRRGIALSAVRLLTEWAHRDVGVPRLWLEIDPDNIGSQRLASKAGYRLEKRLPRHCRSWVHDDPEDDMWHDCLIWGHVGPAATSS, from the coding sequence GTGGATCTGACCGCGGACCTGGACCTTGACGGCCGACGGCTGCGTACGCTGACGCCGGAAGATGCCCCCCTCTTGGTCGAAGCGACGGCCGCTGAGACCAGCCGCGCCCTGTGGGGTCCGTATCCGGCGGGACCGTACTCGCCGGCTCAGGCACAAGGCGCTTTGCGTGATTGGGATCTTGTTGGCAAGCGGCAGGTGTCTTACGGCGTCGTCGATGACGGGCGTCTCCTGGCGGCGCTCGGGCTCATGATGGATGAGGAGCAGGGTGTCGAGTTGGCATACTGGGTCCGGCCCGAGCATCGTCGGCGTGGGATCGCGTTGAGCGCTGTGCGGCTTCTGACGGAGTGGGCACACCGGGACGTCGGCGTGCCGCGGCTGTGGCTGGAGATCGATCCGGACAACATCGGCTCGCAGAGGCTCGCGTCGAAGGCTGGCTACCGCCTGGAGAAGCGGCTGCCCCGTCACTGCCGTTCGTGGGTGCACGACGACCCGGAGGACGACATGTGGCACGACTGCCTTATCTGGGGTCATGTCGGGCCCGCCGCCACCAGCAGCTGA
- a CDS encoding S1C family serine protease codes for MSTENEGTAVPPAPSAPPVPVDAPAAPASQAPAPQGPYGQDAQGQAPQGQGASGDAGHPGASSSAPDPSWPPPPPPTAPYGDGGSGSGPGGWGSSYQQPAPKSGRGRGGLVAAVLVAALVAGGMGGGLGYVLAKDNDESTGSTTVSASANGGDVKRDPGTTAAIAAKALPSTVTIEAESTSGEGGTGTGFVFDKQGHIVTNNHVVADAVDGGKLTATFPTGKKYDAEVVGHAQGYDVAVIKLKDAPSDLKPLTLGDSDKVAVGDSTIAIGAPFGLSDTVTTGIISAKNRPVASSDGSGSQASYMSALQTDASINPGNSGGPLLDARGNVIGINSAIQSTGNGGFGTGQSGSIGLGFAIPINQAKYVAQELIKNGKPVYAKIGASVSLDDSSDGAQITSQGAGGAAPVEPGGPAAKAGLKPGDVIIKLDDRVIDSGPTLIGEIWTHQPGDKVTITYERGGKQRTAEVTLGSRVGDN; via the coding sequence GTGAGCACCGAGAACGAGGGCACCGCGGTACCCCCCGCCCCGTCCGCACCCCCCGTGCCGGTGGACGCTCCCGCTGCTCCGGCGTCCCAGGCACCGGCCCCCCAGGGGCCGTACGGGCAGGACGCCCAGGGGCAGGCCCCCCAGGGGCAGGGCGCCTCCGGCGACGCCGGCCACCCCGGCGCCTCCTCTTCCGCCCCCGACCCGTCCTGGCCCCCGCCCCCGCCGCCGACCGCCCCCTACGGCGACGGCGGTTCCGGGTCCGGTCCGGGCGGCTGGGGTTCGTCGTACCAGCAGCCGGCGCCGAAGTCCGGCCGCGGACGCGGCGGCCTGGTCGCAGCGGTCCTGGTGGCCGCGCTGGTCGCGGGCGGCATGGGCGGCGGGCTCGGCTACGTGCTGGCGAAGGACAACGACGAGAGCACCGGCTCCACGACGGTCTCGGCCTCCGCGAACGGCGGCGACGTCAAGCGCGACCCGGGCACGACCGCGGCCATCGCCGCCAAGGCGCTGCCGAGCACGGTCACGATCGAGGCCGAGAGCACCAGCGGCGAGGGCGGCACCGGCACGGGCTTCGTCTTCGACAAGCAGGGCCACATCGTCACCAACAACCACGTGGTGGCGGACGCGGTGGACGGCGGCAAGCTCACGGCGACCTTCCCGACCGGCAAGAAGTACGACGCCGAGGTGGTCGGTCACGCGCAGGGCTACGACGTGGCGGTCATCAAGCTCAAGGACGCCCCCTCCGACCTGAAGCCGCTCACCCTCGGCGACTCGGACAAGGTGGCCGTCGGCGACTCGACCATCGCGATCGGCGCCCCCTTCGGCCTGTCCGACACGGTGACGACGGGCATCATCAGCGCCAAGAACCGCCCGGTGGCCTCCAGCGACGGCAGCGGCAGCCAGGCGTCGTACATGAGCGCCCTGCAGACCGACGCCTCGATCAACCCGGGCAACTCCGGCGGTCCGCTGCTGGACGCGCGGGGCAACGTCATCGGCATCAACTCCGCGATCCAGTCGACCGGCAACGGCGGCTTCGGCACCGGCCAGTCGGGCTCGATCGGCCTGGGCTTCGCCATCCCGATCAACCAGGCCAAGTACGTCGCCCAGGAGCTGATCAAGAACGGCAAGCCGGTCTACGCGAAGATCGGCGCGTCCGTCTCCCTGGACGACAGCTCCGACGGCGCGCAGATCACCAGCCAGGGCGCGGGCGGTGCGGCACCGGTCGAGCCGGGCGGCCCGGCCGCCAAGGCGGGCCTCAAGCCGGGCGACGTCATCATCAAGCTCGACGACCGGGTCATCGACTCCGGCCCCACCCTGATCGGCGAGATCTGGACCCACCAGCCCGGTGACAAGGTCACGATCACCTACGAGCGCGGCGGCAAGCAGCGTACGGCCGAGGTCACCCTGGGATCTCGCGTCGGCGACAACTGA
- a CDS encoding glycerophosphodiester phosphodiesterase, which yields MTHARQHVIQVVAHRGASEDAPEHTLAAYTKAIEDGADALECDVRLTADGHLVCVHDRRINRTSNGRGAVSALELADLAALDFGSWKTGEAWKGRDEEPDWEHRPEDREATSVLTLERLLELVADAGRRVELAIETKHPTRWAGQVEDRLLVLLKRFGLDAPASAEESQVRVMSFSARSLHRVHAASPTLPTVYLTQFLSPRLRDGRLPPGVRIAGPSIRIVRNHPTYVERLKQSGHRVHVWTVNEPSDVDHCVGLGVDAIITNRPRAVLDQLGR from the coding sequence GTGACCCACGCACGACAGCACGTGATTCAAGTCGTCGCCCACCGCGGAGCCTCCGAGGACGCCCCGGAGCACACCCTGGCCGCGTACACCAAGGCGATCGAGGACGGCGCGGACGCCCTCGAATGCGATGTGCGCCTCACCGCCGACGGCCACCTGGTGTGCGTACACGACCGCCGGATCAACCGTACGTCCAACGGCCGCGGAGCGGTCTCCGCGCTGGAGCTCGCCGACCTCGCCGCCCTGGACTTCGGCTCGTGGAAGACAGGCGAGGCCTGGAAGGGACGCGACGAGGAACCCGACTGGGAGCACCGCCCGGAGGACCGCGAGGCGACCTCGGTCCTCACCCTGGAGCGGCTGCTGGAACTCGTCGCCGACGCGGGGCGCCGCGTGGAACTGGCCATCGAGACCAAGCACCCCACGCGCTGGGCGGGCCAGGTCGAGGACCGGCTACTGGTCCTGCTGAAGCGGTTCGGCCTCGACGCCCCGGCCTCCGCGGAGGAGTCCCAGGTGCGGGTCATGAGCTTCTCGGCCCGTTCGCTGCACCGCGTGCATGCCGCCTCGCCGACGCTTCCGACGGTCTACCTGACGCAGTTCCTCTCACCCCGGCTGCGCGACGGGCGGCTGCCCCCGGGCGTGCGGATCGCGGGCCCCTCCATCCGGATCGTGCGCAATCACCCCACGTACGTCGAGCGCCTGAAGCAGTCCGGGCACCGGGTGCACGTGTGGACCGTGAACGAGCCCTCGGACGTGGATCACTGCGTCGGGCTGGGCGTCGACGCCATCATCACCAACCGCCCGCGCGCGGTGCTGGACCAGCTCGGCCGCTGA
- a CDS encoding ATP-binding protein, translated as MRHGTWIGRFPVQANGASTPWRGAKEVSGVALVVAQEVPTSSSMAVPHGPAGVGEARHRMRTQLRGGGVAESVIDDAVLILSELLSNACKHGRPLGDALSGDGDVRAAWRVDPAGRLIVEVTDGGGPTRPAPATPSVTAHGGRGLNIITALADDWGVRDDIRGEVTVWVIVHDDVHDPDASHRRDDFATRVAAPAVSRIPGLDFADVFDDMD; from the coding sequence ATGCGTCATGGGACGTGGATTGGCCGGTTTCCGGTACAGGCCAATGGGGCATCCACACCGTGGCGTGGGGCGAAGGAGGTCTCGGGGGTGGCGTTGGTGGTGGCACAGGAGGTGCCCACGTCGTCGAGCATGGCCGTACCCCATGGCCCTGCGGGCGTGGGGGAAGCGCGACACCGGATGCGTACGCAGTTGCGCGGAGGTGGAGTCGCGGAGTCGGTCATCGACGACGCCGTACTGATCCTTTCCGAACTCTTGAGCAACGCGTGCAAGCACGGCAGACCCCTGGGCGACGCGCTGTCCGGTGACGGTGACGTCCGTGCCGCCTGGCGCGTGGACCCGGCCGGCCGGCTCATCGTCGAGGTCACGGACGGCGGCGGCCCGACCCGCCCCGCCCCCGCGACCCCGTCGGTCACGGCGCACGGCGGCCGCGGACTGAACATCATCACCGCGCTCGCCGACGACTGGGGCGTACGCGACGACATCCGCGGCGAGGTCACCGTGTGGGTCATCGTCCACGATGACGTCCACGACCCGGACGCGAGCCACCGCCGCGACGACTTCGCGACGCGAGTCGCCGCCCCCGCGGTCTCCCGGATACCCGGGCTTGACTTCGCAGACGTCTTCGACGACATGGACTGA
- a CDS encoding DUF5926 family protein, which produces MAKKRPQTKAKRPQTTGGARTAGADGDVPVVGAREPCPCGSGRRYKACHGRAASHAATELVHRPFEGLPGECDWVALRELVPAATVELTLKDGLPEGVPAVTLATVLPMAWPALRRDDGSVLIGLQNDTSSGDISRDLADTLQRALEAQPGTPVQGRRAPADSPRLQDLLDPEGAFEPEVHSGFEFWVPDPENATPDVAASLERANAAAIPTVKLQGVDAAYWCETPEKNHLRWVMPHAEELLLDALARLHAAGRSSLGEGTRLVGSFRAHGLTVPVWDLPSGVTAEDVEKPAAEFAERLAAALATDAPLTAEERRARGGLTNRQVTLS; this is translated from the coding sequence ATGGCCAAGAAGCGACCCCAGACGAAGGCCAAGCGCCCGCAGACCACGGGCGGGGCCCGCACCGCAGGTGCTGATGGAGACGTTCCGGTCGTCGGCGCCCGCGAACCCTGCCCCTGCGGCAGCGGCCGCCGCTACAAGGCCTGTCACGGCCGGGCCGCCTCCCACGCCGCGACCGAGCTGGTGCACCGCCCCTTCGAGGGCCTGCCCGGCGAGTGCGACTGGGTGGCCCTGCGCGAACTGGTCCCGGCGGCCACGGTCGAGCTGACCCTCAAGGACGGCCTGCCCGAGGGCGTCCCCGCGGTCACGCTCGCCACGGTCCTGCCGATGGCCTGGCCCGCCCTGCGCCGCGACGACGGCTCGGTCCTCATCGGCCTGCAGAACGACACCTCCTCCGGCGACATCAGCCGCGACCTCGCCGACACGCTCCAGCGCGCCCTGGAAGCCCAGCCCGGCACGCCCGTCCAGGGCCGCCGCGCCCCGGCCGACAGTCCGCGGCTGCAGGATCTGCTCGACCCCGAGGGCGCGTTCGAGCCAGAAGTGCACAGCGGCTTCGAGTTCTGGGTCCCGGACCCGGAGAACGCCACGCCCGACGTGGCCGCCTCCCTGGAGCGGGCCAACGCCGCGGCCATCCCGACCGTCAAGCTCCAGGGCGTGGACGCCGCGTACTGGTGCGAGACGCCGGAGAAGAACCACCTGCGGTGGGTCATGCCGCACGCCGAGGAGCTGCTCCTGGACGCCCTCGCGCGGCTGCACGCCGCGGGCCGCTCCAGCCTCGGCGAGGGCACCCGCCTGGTGGGCTCCTTCCGCGCTCACGGGCTCACGGTGCCGGTCTGGGACCTGCCGAGCGGGGTCACGGCCGAGGATGTGGAGAAGCCCGCGGCGGAGTTCGCCGAGCGCCTCGCCGCCGCCCTGGCGACGGACGCGCCGCTCACCGCGGAGGAGCGCCGGGCCCGCGGCGGTCTCACCAACCGGCAGGTCACGCTCAGCTGA
- a CDS encoding bifunctional DNA primase/polymerase: MREILGRRRRLLSQRSDRPELIGAALTYATEWQWPVLPGVAADPQGHSRCSCPDPDCTVPGAHPFDPGLLAATTDERMVRWWWGNRPTAPIVLATGGHAPCAVSLPALPAARALKALDEMGMRLGPVVASPARWAILVKPYSMEQLGELLYAKDFVPGSLRFHSEGGYLALPPSETGQGEISWERAPLPGSASPWVPDVEAVVDAVVEALTRTGVSAPEL; this comes from the coding sequence ATGCGCGAGATCCTCGGAAGGCGACGCAGGCTCCTGTCCCAGCGCAGCGACAGGCCTGAGCTGATCGGCGCGGCCCTGACCTACGCGACGGAATGGCAGTGGCCCGTACTCCCGGGCGTGGCGGCGGACCCGCAGGGGCACTCCCGCTGCAGCTGCCCCGACCCCGACTGCACGGTGCCCGGCGCCCACCCCTTCGACCCCGGCCTCCTCGCGGCCACCACCGACGAACGCATGGTGCGCTGGTGGTGGGGCAACCGGCCGACGGCGCCGATCGTCCTGGCCACCGGCGGCCACGCGCCCTGCGCGGTATCGCTGCCGGCCCTCCCGGCCGCCCGCGCCCTCAAGGCGCTCGACGAGATGGGCATGCGGCTCGGCCCGGTCGTCGCCTCCCCCGCCCGCTGGGCGATCCTCGTCAAGCCGTACTCCATGGAGCAGCTCGGCGAACTGCTCTACGCCAAGGACTTCGTGCCCGGTTCCCTCCGCTTCCACAGCGAGGGCGGCTACCTGGCCCTGCCACCGTCCGAGACGGGCCAGGGCGAGATCAGCTGGGAGCGCGCGCCGCTGCCCGGCTCCGCCTCGCCGTGGGTGCCCGATGTCGAGGCCGTGGTGGACGCCGTGGTCGAAGCTCTCACTCGTACGGGTGTGAGCGCGCCCGAGTTGTAG
- a CDS encoding PP2C family protein-serine/threonine phosphatase — MLDISSRVRVHVETLLATQNDMGVCDAFEQYVPVGRPDAMNAPHPPKVAGIDSTVPAPAHTVAPVAAGASPAAPANPPTPPGAVLQDRLAGWVSDLTTLHELTERLARTAALDEALQELLRAGAALVGARRGLLVLEPGDGLGPDTTIGLGLARADLGHIETVPRSALSYGRILDGLTGGEGGIAEPDLFAVEGLDPRHREVAARLGYAASYALPLTTDTAGRLGVAVWLYDEPAEPGERQRHLAGLYARYAAEHLARLLELERTRTSMATMSDELLPARLPRVAGVQLAARHRTGPRGGGDWYDALPLPDAALGLAVGSVTGSGPSAVAAMGRLRASLRAYAVMEGEDPVAVLSDLELLLRLTEPARSATALFGYCEPAARKITLAGAGHSPPLLIGQRRTEFVETSVSAPLGMLACWEAPSVEILAEPGETVLLYTDGLLHRMGEATDRAFARLHAAAAGVPRALRGDPGAIADHVLRSVLPDGLDAAEGAEDVVLLAVRFE, encoded by the coding sequence ATGCTGGACATCTCCTCACGAGTGCGTGTACATGTGGAGACACTGCTAGCGACGCAGAATGACATGGGGGTTTGCGATGCTTTTGAGCAGTACGTACCGGTTGGAAGGCCGGACGCCATGAACGCTCCGCACCCTCCGAAAGTGGCTGGAATCGATTCAACGGTTCCGGCACCCGCACACACTGTCGCGCCCGTCGCGGCGGGTGCGTCCCCGGCCGCTCCCGCGAACCCCCCGACCCCTCCCGGCGCGGTGCTCCAGGACCGCCTCGCCGGCTGGGTCTCCGACCTCACCACCCTGCACGAACTCACCGAGCGCCTGGCCCGCACGGCCGCGCTCGACGAGGCGCTCCAAGAGCTGCTGCGGGCCGGCGCCGCTCTGGTGGGCGCCCGGCGCGGCCTCCTCGTCCTGGAACCGGGCGACGGACTCGGCCCGGACACCACCATCGGCCTCGGCCTCGCCCGCGCCGACCTCGGCCACATCGAGACGGTGCCGCGCAGCGCCCTGTCCTACGGCCGGATCCTCGACGGGCTGACCGGCGGCGAGGGAGGCATCGCCGAACCGGACCTGTTCGCCGTGGAGGGGCTCGACCCCCGGCACCGCGAGGTCGCGGCCCGCCTCGGCTACGCCGCCAGCTACGCACTCCCCCTGACCACCGACACCGCGGGCCGCCTCGGCGTCGCCGTGTGGCTCTACGACGAGCCCGCCGAACCGGGCGAGCGGCAGCGCCATCTCGCCGGCCTCTACGCGCGGTACGCCGCCGAGCACCTGGCCCGCCTTCTCGAACTGGAACGCACCCGCACGTCCATGGCGACGATGTCGGACGAGCTGCTGCCCGCCAGGCTGCCCCGGGTCGCCGGCGTCCAGCTCGCCGCCCGGCACCGCACCGGCCCGCGCGGAGGCGGCGACTGGTACGACGCGCTGCCGCTGCCCGACGCGGCCCTCGGCCTCGCCGTCGGTTCCGTCACCGGGTCGGGCCCGAGCGCCGTCGCGGCGATGGGGCGGCTGCGGGCGTCGCTGCGCGCCTACGCCGTGATGGAGGGGGAGGACCCGGTCGCCGTCCTGTCGGACCTGGAGCTGCTGCTGCGCCTGACCGAACCGGCTCGCTCGGCAACGGCCCTGTTCGGCTACTGCGAACCGGCCGCGCGCAAGATCACGCTGGCCGGGGCCGGGCACAGCCCGCCGCTGCTGATCGGACAGCGCCGTACCGAGTTCGTGGAGACGTCCGTCTCCGCCCCGCTCGGCATGCTCGCCTGCTGGGAGGCGCCCAGCGTAGAGATCCTCGCCGAACCCGGAGAGACGGTTCTGCTCTACACCGACGGTCTGCTGCACCGCATGGGCGAGGCCACGGACCGCGCCTTCGCCCGGCTGCACGCGGCCGCGGCCGGAGTGCCCCGGGCCCTGCGCGGCGACCCCGGCGCGATCGCCGACCACGTCCTGCGGAGCGTGCTGCCGGACGGGCTGGACGCCGCGGAAGGTGCGGAGGACGTCGTCCTGCTGGCGGTCCGTTTCGAGTAA
- a CDS encoding aminopeptidase P family protein: MTVAEELIPETPDESEEPIKQRKNGLYPGVSDELAENMKSGWADTELRDLQPIAQAAETAARRAALSARFPGERLVIPAGNLKTRSNDTEYAFRASVEYAYLTGNQTEDGVLVLEPKGEGHEATIYLLPRSDRENGEFWLDGQGELWVGRRHSLTEAGTLYGIPASDVRELADALREATGPVRVVRGYDAGVEAALTDKVTAERDEELRVFLSEARLVKDEFEIGELQKAVDSTVRGFEDVVKVLDKAEATSERYIEGTFFLRARVEGNDVGYGTIAAAGPHACTLHWVRNDGAVRSGELLLLDAGVETHTYYTADVTRTLPVNGRFDEIQRKIYDAVYEAQEAGIAAVKPGAKYRDFHDAAQRVLAEKLVEWGLVEGPVERVLELGLQRRWTLHGTGHMLGMDVHDCAAARVEAYVDGVLEPGMCLTVEPGLYFQADDLTVPEEYRGIGVRIEDDILVTEDGNRNLSAALPRRSDEVEAWMASLKG; this comes from the coding sequence ATGACCGTGGCCGAGGAGCTCATCCCGGAGACCCCGGACGAGAGCGAAGAGCCGATCAAGCAGCGGAAGAACGGACTGTACCCGGGCGTGTCCGACGAGCTGGCCGAGAACATGAAGAGCGGCTGGGCCGACACCGAGCTGCGCGACCTGCAGCCCATCGCCCAGGCCGCCGAGACCGCCGCCCGCCGGGCCGCGCTCTCCGCCCGCTTCCCGGGCGAGCGTCTGGTGATCCCCGCGGGCAACCTGAAGACCCGCTCGAACGACACCGAGTACGCCTTCCGCGCCTCCGTCGAGTACGCGTACCTCACCGGTAACCAGACCGAGGACGGCGTCCTGGTCCTGGAACCCAAGGGCGAGGGCCACGAGGCGACGATCTACCTCCTGCCGCGCTCCGACCGGGAGAACGGCGAGTTCTGGCTGGACGGCCAGGGCGAGCTGTGGGTCGGACGCCGGCACTCCCTCACCGAGGCCGGGACGCTGTACGGCATCCCCGCCTCCGACGTGCGCGAGCTGGCCGACGCCCTGCGCGAGGCCACCGGGCCGGTGCGGGTCGTGCGCGGCTACGACGCCGGCGTCGAGGCAGCCCTGACCGACAAGGTCACCGCCGAGCGCGACGAGGAGCTGCGGGTCTTCCTCTCCGAGGCGCGCCTGGTCAAGGACGAGTTCGAGATCGGCGAGTTGCAGAAGGCGGTCGACTCGACCGTGCGCGGCTTCGAGGATGTGGTGAAGGTCCTCGACAAGGCCGAGGCGACCTCCGAGCGGTACATCGAGGGCACGTTCTTCCTCCGCGCGCGCGTGGAGGGCAACGACGTCGGCTACGGCACGATCGCCGCCGCCGGGCCACACGCCTGCACGCTGCACTGGGTGCGCAACGACGGGGCCGTGCGCTCGGGTGAGCTGCTGCTGCTCGACGCCGGTGTGGAGACGCACACGTACTACACGGCCGACGTCACGCGCACGCTGCCGGTCAACGGGCGGTTCGACGAGATCCAGCGCAAGATCTACGACGCCGTGTACGAGGCCCAGGAAGCCGGGATCGCGGCGGTGAAGCCGGGCGCGAAGTACCGCGACTTCCACGACGCCGCCCAGCGGGTGCTGGCCGAGAAGCTCGTCGAGTGGGGGCTCGTCGAGGGGCCGGTGGAGCGGGTGCTGGAGCTCGGGCTGCAGCGGCGCTGGACCCTGCACGGGACCGGGCACATGCTCGGCATGGACGTGCACGACTGCGCTGCCGCGCGGGTCGAGGCGTACGTCGACGGTGTCCTGGAGCCGGGGATGTGCCTGACCGTGGAGCCCGGACTGTACTTCCAGGCCGATGACCTGACCGTGCCGGAGGAGTACCGGGGCATCGGCGTGCGGATCGAGGACGACATCCTCGTCACCGAGGACGGCAACCGGAACCTGAGCGCCGCGCTGCCTCGGCGGTCCGACGAGGTCGAGGCGTGGATGGCGTCGCTCAAGGGCTGA
- a CDS encoding triphosphoribosyl-dephospho-CoA synthase: MTALTTVRSQVATEPQARLDALLTVMSTLQDTELLYTAGARGAAPRPGGSARGPGSGRYGDGGRRGGTERPLDTGLTERTWTPRGSGALLAGALFLDARPGAELSP; the protein is encoded by the coding sequence CTGACCGCCCTCACCACGGTCCGCAGCCAGGTCGCCACCGAACCCCAGGCCAGGCTGGACGCCCTGCTCACGGTGATGTCCACGCTCCAGGACACGGAACTGCTGTACACAGCGGGGGCCCGTGGGGCTGCGCCGCGTCCAGGCGGGAGCGCGCGGGGTCCTGGAAGCGGGCGGTACGGCGACGGAGGCCGGCGCGGCGGCACGGAGCGCCCCCTGGACACCGGCCTCACGGAACGCACCTGGACCCCGAGGGGCAGCGGGGCCCTGCTGGCAGGGGCATTGTTCCTGGACGCACGTCCAGGGGCGGAACTCAGCCCTTGA